A region of the Arachis hypogaea cultivar Tifrunner chromosome 15, arahy.Tifrunner.gnm2.J5K5, whole genome shotgun sequence genome:
GATGGATTAGCAAGGGGGATTCTTTATCTTCACGAAGACTCTCGACTTAAAATTATCCATAGAGACCTAAAAGCAAGCAATGTGTTGTTGGACTCAGACATGAATCCAAAGATCTCTGACTTTGGAATGGCAAAAATATTCGCAGGGAATGAAGGCGAAGCTAACACGGCTACAATAGTTGGCACATAGTAAGTACTTAATCCCTTTTAATATGAACATTTCCCATCTGCTTACATCATTTATGAgtcttttgtattttcaaatttACAGTGGATATATGGCACCGGAGTATGCTATGGAGGGACTATATTCCATAAAATCTGATGTTTTTGCATATGGAGTACTAGTTCTTGAGATCATTACAGGGAAGCATAACGCAGGCTTCTTCCACTCTAAAAGTACTCCTAGTCTTCTAACATATGTAAGTGTCTGCTTCCAAAATCTAAACTTACTTAGGCACGtttaactatcaatataatttgCAGGCATGGCATCTATGGAATGAGGGGAAGGGACTAGAGTTAAAGGATCCCTTGTTAGGTGATTCATGCCAAGAAGATGAGTTCTTGAGATGCATGAATATTGGACTGCTGTGTGTTcaagaagatgcatatgatagGCCAAGCATGTCTTCTGTTGTTCTAATGTTGAAGAATGAATCAGCAATAGTTGGCCAACCAGCGCGACCACCTTTCTCAGTAGGGAAATTCAATGACAATGATGGGCTTCACCCACACTCTAGACAATGCTCTATCACTTTCTTAACTGATTCTGACATATTATTGCCTCGTGACTGAAGTTTAAACTTCTTGTGTATTGTGGTATTGAAATGCTCGTGAGTTAGTTATAGAAATCTGAATTCTGATGGTTTCAAACTACCGGTACTATCACATTTTCTCGAACTTCTCTGAGCTACGTCTAAATAtaataaaggaaaagtctaggggccagcaactttgttaaattctggccagcatgtaaccaacaaagaaaagtgagccattggatgaaatctcacatccatctcacaccattaaaaccatcattgatgactatttgatggctacaaatcacaaagttGCTAGCCCCCTAGCATTCCTCATAAATAAAACTTGGTTTTAGTTTTGAGTAGGTTGCCCTTCTACCAGTTATACAATATACTTATTAGTTAGCAACTTAGCATTAATATATTTTGAACAtatagtatttatatttatattataatattaaaattattttatcttcTATTGTTGAAAACTGTTGTACTAATATTAAGGATACTATAATTTCAATATTTATTtagtagttttaaaaaataagagtTACACGAGATTATTTCGctttaaaaacatttttaataAAGATGGCAATGAAGCAGGACATGTATTTTCATATTAACCCCCCCTCAAATATTAGTTATTTGTTCTATTATTGTCCCATTGCttaatgatattttattttacGGGGAGTGTTAGAGGCATGAAGTTTTGTgatttatagttattaattagtggttattaatatttttaatgagataagattacatctaataatataatattactcattttttttttatggttgagtgtcccaaattttaataaaactattGGTTTTCTAGGCTTTCTCTTTATTTATAGCTCAAATCATATCCACAAGTATCTTACATACCTATGTTCATCCCATTCGAAATGTGAtaccttttgttttttgttttttttttttttaaatagtatttttctagTATGAAATATAGTTTATgggctataaaaataaaatataaagtattaaaAAGACTATGTAAACTCCAAATGCTACAAAATTATGTAAGttctaaatataatatttaaaatcatCACTTTATAAATTATAAGCAATTAAAAAAAAGCTTGTATTCATCAAATTAAATTCATCAAACCCGATAGTCTATCTCAAACTTTCATTTGTGTATGTTTGAGTCGGGTAGGGAATAAGTATGGAATCGAGCAACAACTATCCATAACTTCCTCATACCCAAACAATTATCATAAGATATTACCCATGCTAGTTCCAAAACCTAATCAACAGTTGAAAATTCAGCTTCGTATGGAAAGGGACATATGGAACAGATCAAATTATCATtcctaatttttaataattagagATGTTTAGGACTTTAGGGgatatttcttttcaaaaaacaaagaagaaaacaaatatatatatatatatatatatatatatatatatatatatatatatatataattaaagtatatttaaaatatagattTGAAATTTATTGATCAATTTATTTTGTGCGACCTTGGttgagaaatgaaaaaaaaaacaagaggaAATGAGAAGAGGCCAGGTTGTCACTTTCATAGTCTGTGGTTCATGTGAGAATTGGTCAGAATGTAGAGCTTGCTGCACACTGATTAAAAAATGATAGCATGGGTGCCAAGACCAAATTTTTTGTAAACTTTTCCCTGTTCATATATCATAACAAACAAAATTCCAAATACGACAGAAGAATAGTAAGTGATAACAACATACGGTGGATTTTATTTTGCATATCAAGAATATTGATTTAAGTTGAGGAAATTAAATATGAATTGTCATTGAGGTCATACTAATATTTAACACTGCAATGAGAAGTGTATTGAATGGTTATAATAATCAACTGCTTAGTCAGCATAGGGAACAGTTCTTAGTTTATGCATTTTTATTCTAAGCAAGAACCCGGGGCTCAGTGAAGTCCAAGCCTTTCCCATtccatgattttattttcaattctatTCCATCATTTTAAGCGGTATAATCAAATGGAAGTTGCATAGTTGTTACAATCAgctttaataaagaaaagaaaattatctCACTTCCTTCCCTTAAGAAAGTCGTTGAAGAATAGTTCCTTTTACTCCATTAGACAACCATGGTTAAAATTAACTTAGATCCTTTTATATTGATGCTGACTATATTACAAATACTAAATTTAGAGACTATTAGGAAAATACATTACACGGACTTCAATTTGAGGGTTAACGGATTTCTTCTTCATGTGTAGGTAGGTTCTTTCAATCAAGGCAACCTAGCTTTGCCTATTGATTGTGACTGAAATATATGCATGACACatgtaaattattattgactagcAGTATATTACACGGCAAAAAAGAAAGACTAGTAGTAATAATTCATTAgcttagaataaacaagaatgaATAAAAGGAAGGCATGTGATAATACCATTACCATATCGTATACCAACCTTGTGTTTGACTAATACCGTTCATAAAACCATCAGAATGAAGTGCTTCCTTAATTACAAGTTCCGGTCAATTTCCTAGATTTTATATGAGAGAGCTGAATGGATCTACACTAAACTATGATGAGGAATATCCATGCTATAAAGTAAAAGCCATGATTCCTTGAGTAACATACATGCTCTATCAGTCTAACTTACTTTTTGGTCTTTTGGCTGAAAAGGTGATCATGGACAAGGACAAGGACACACCTTTAGTTATGTATATGTTTGTCATTTGTATGTTATTGTTATGTGTTGGAAGCAGCACAGACCCTCTTGACACATATTGTCCAACTGAATTCCCATTATATAGCAGCAACAGCACATTTGACAATAACCTGAAGCTTCTTTTGGGGTTGCTGCCCTCCAACACGGCTTCCAAGAATGGCTTCTACAACACATCCGTGGGAGATGGGGAAGACAAGGTGTACGGACAAGCACTGTGCAGAGGAGACATCACCAACTCCACAGTCTGCAAGGAATGCATTCAGAAAGCAAGCCAAGATTTAACAAAGATGTGCAACAGTGAAGATGCAATCATATGGTATGAGCTTTGCCAAGTCCGCTACTCCTTTCAGATGTTCTTCACGAGTATGACTTACACCGGGAAGTATCCTAACCATAATCTTAAGGAGAAGAATATCTCGCACCCTTCTGGATTTGATCAAGTCTTGGCATATCTGATGAACaacctctcacaagaagcagCTTTTATTCCTGCCAACAACATGTTTGCAGCAGGGGAGATTCAATATTCTGGTTCTGATGGTATCAAGAACAAGAAGCTTTATGGACTAGTCCAGTGTACCAGGGATACCTCTCAAGCAGACTGTGCCACTTGCTTGAGTTCTGCCTTAACAGAACTTACTCAATGCTGCTCCTTCCGAGAAGGCGGTATCATTCTTAGTCGGACTTGCAATGTGAGGTTTGAATCATACAGGTTCTTCAACCATTCATCAGCAAAGATGCTGCTCTTTCCGACTTCCAAAGGAGGGGAAAAATGGAAGCCATGGATGTTTGCATTGACAATTGGTGGTTCACTCTTAGTATTAGCAGTTACTATTTTGCTGTGCACTGCTTGCCTGCTCCGCAAAGGGGACACAGAGAGAGGTGAAACTTGTGTAACTAGAATTCATTATCATTGCAAAACAAGGAATTGCAAGCCTAAGCTCTCTTTTTCTTACAGATGAAGAAAGGATCGAAAGGACGCTACTACAACAGTTGGCAAGCTCCAAGAGCGTAGCAGTTACACAGGAAGGTGACCTGATTAGCTCTGATGAACTGTCGTTCATGAACTTAGCAACCATTAAGGATGCCACTGATGACTTCTCTGATACAAATAAACTGGGACAAGGAGGATTTGGTGCAGTGTACAAGGTAACTAGTATGTATAATATAATCGTCTAGAGTTCGTTTTGGCCTCTGTAGTGTGCTGTAATTTTGGTATCCATATTGCAGGGTGTTCTACCAGATGGCAGTGAAGTTGCAGTTAAAAGGCTATCAAAAAAGTCTTGGCAAGGGATAGAGGAATTGAAAAATGAGGTCATACTCATTGCCAAGCTTCAGCATAAGAATCTAGTGAGGCTGTTGGGGTGTGGCTTAGAGGGGGATGAAAAATTTCTCATATATGAATTCATGTCAAACAAAAGCCTTGATCAATTTATCTTTGGTTAGTTCATGTTTTGCACATTTTTTTCCATTAACCTTCCAAATGTATCGTTAAtccatttttacatttttttggaAACtgcttcattttaatttttttacatcaACATGGTATTCAGTTGACTTGTGCTGTTGCTTAATATATTTTCAAGACCCAGAGAAACGTTCCGAGTTTGATTGGCATACTTGGTATGGGATTATCAATGGCATTGCGAGAGGACTGCTTTATCTTCACGAGGAGTCTCGGCTTAAAATCATTCACAGGGATTTAAAGCCAAACAATGTGTTGTTGGACCATGAAATGGTTGCCAAAATATCAGATTTTGGTATGGCTAGGATATTTTACGAGAATCAAAATACAGCAAACACAAAGAGAGTTGTGGGAACATAGTAGGTCAActctcacttttcttttgttttagttTATGTTATTGCCATAATATATATACTTGGGATTATACTTCCATTCCATGtacttttatataattataaaccgATATGATGCTTATGTATAAAATACAGTGGATATATGGCTCCCGAATATGCAATGGAAGGACTCTTCTCAGTAAAATCGGATGTGTTCAGCTTTGGTGTCATGTTGCTTGAAATAATCAACGGGAAAAGAAACAGTGGGTTCTACACAACAGAACTTGCCCCAACACTACTGGCATATGTAATTAATATATAACTTCACTAATTGAAATACCGGATTTTGTAGCAGTAGTGTTCTTTAACTTGAGCTAATTATTTCTGAATTCTAACATGACAGGCATGGCAGCTGTGGAATGAAGAGAGGAAGTTGGAATTTGTGGATCCAGTGTTGTTGGAATCGTGTGTGGCCTGTGAAGTTGTGAAGTGCATGCACATTGGGCTTCTGTGTGTGCAGGAAGATCCGGAGCTGAGGCCTAACATGTCAAGCGTGGTGGTTCTCCTAGGAAGTGAACAAATGGCTCTTCCAAAACCAAGTCAACCAGCATTTTCATTGGGTAGGGCGTTTCATGTTGATCAAGATCCAGGTCCAGCCACTACAACCAATCCTTCTATGAACGGGGGGAGTATATTGTCCAGTGTCTTACCTAGATGATTGATCGATTAAGTGTGATATATCTAAGTATGTTGAAATCAAGGAATGTTTACTTGTCGAATGCAAAGTACGTCTAGTGGATTATGCTTCTTCTCTTTGAATGTTCATATGTTTACCTCAAGGCTTGATCACTAATCACCGTGCCTTATTCTGTTTAATGTCTTTTTcatgtattttactattttatgaAAGAGATATGTAGTTTACTATTAAATAGAAAAAGACAAATGTCCCTTTGGATTAGCACATGGTTGTTTTCCATGGAAAACAAccctcttaaataaaaaaaatgcaaaataatTGCTGAAACATTTCGAAAAGACAACATTGGCTTATTAGGAGACAAATATTCCATCCTTCATTCTATGATATACTACTTATGATATATATCTTGCAAAGCAACAAACTTATCAGAGAAGGCAGagagtaaaaaataataatgtctcGCTCCCTCAACAGCAGAACTTTATTCTTGATTCTAATCTCAACTGTGCTGATGAAGCACGGTAATTCAATGCCAACATACAATTATCATGACTGTAAAGATCCATTATTGGAGAATGCAACCACCGGTGCCATTTTCCAATCTGATCTAACTTATCTTTTGAGGCTTTTATCTTCAGCAGCTTTCTCTAAGAGCTTCCACAAGGCTAATGTTTCCACAAGGCTGTATGGCCTCTTCCAATGCAGGGCTGATGTGTCCCAGGTCACCTGCAAAAACTGTACCATAACTGCCAGTATAGAAATCAAAAGCAAGTGCGCATCGAAATCTAGTGCAGTAATCTGGTACGACGAATGCATGCTTAGGTACTCCAAGGAACAGTTTTTTGGGGTGGCGCAAACTAAGCCATTAGTATTTGCTTGGAACATTGACGACAATAATAGCACTTCACCGACTGAAACTTATCTCAATGTACAAGCAGTGATGTACCAGTTGATAGAACAAGCCTC
Encoded here:
- the LOC112749920 gene encoding cysteine-rich receptor-like protein kinase 15 isoform X2 — encoded protein: MLYQSNLLFGLLAEKVIMDKDKDTPLVMYMFVICMLLLCVGSSTDPLDTYCPTEFPLYSSNSTFDNNLKLLLGLLPSNTASKNGFYNTSVGDGEDKVYGQALCRGDITNSTVCKECIQKASQDLTKMCNSEDAIIWYELCQVRYSFQMFFTSMTYTGKYPNHNLKEKNISHPSGFDQVLAYLMNNLSQEAAFIPANNMFAAGEIQYSGSDGIKNKKLYGLVQCTRDTSQADCATCLSSALTELTQCCSFREGGIILSRTCNVRFESYRFFNHSSAKMLLFPTSKGGEKWKPWMFALTIGGSLLVLAVTILLCTACLLRKGDTERDEERIERTLLQQLASSKSVAVTQEGDLISSDELSFMNLATIKDATDDFSDTNKLGQGGFGAVYKGVLPDGSEVAVKRLSKKSWQGIEELKNEVILIAKLQHKNLVRLLGCGLEGDEKFLIYEFMSNKSLDQFIFDPEKRSEFDWHTWYGIINGIARGLLYLHEESRLKIIHRDLKPNNVLLDHEMVAKISDFGMARIFYENQNTANTKRVVGTYGYMAPEYAMEGLFSVKSDVFSFGVMLLEIINGKRNSGFYTTELAPTLLAYAWQLWNEERKLEFVDPVLLESCVACEVVKCMHIGLLCVQEDPELRPNMSSVVVLLGSEQMALPKPSQPAFSLGRAFHVDQDPGPATTTNPSMNGGSILSSVLPR
- the LOC112749920 gene encoding cysteine-rich receptor-like protein kinase 15 isoform X1; amino-acid sequence: MLYQSNLLFGLLAEKVIMDKDKDTPLVMYMFVICMLLLCVGSSTDPLDTYCPTEFPLYSSNSTFDNNLKLLLGLLPSNTASKNGFYNTSVGDGEDKVYGQALCRGDITNSTVCKECIQKASQDLTKMCNSEDAIIWYELCQVRYSFQMFFTSMTYTGKYPNHNLKEKNISHPSGFDQVLAYLMNNLSQEAAFIPANNMFAAGEIQYSGSDGIKNKKLYGLVQCTRDTSQADCATCLSSALTELTQCCSFREGGIILSRTCNVRFESYRFFNHSSAKMLLFPTSKGGEKWKPWMFALTIGGSLLVLAVTILLCTACLLRKGDTERDEERIERTLLQQLASSKSVAVTQEGDLISSDELSFMNLATIKDATDDFSDTNKLGQGGFGAVYKGVLPDGSEVAVKRLSKKSWQGIEELKNEVILIAKLQHKNLVRLLGCGLEGDEKFLIYEFMSNKSLDQFIFVDLCCCLIYFQDPEKRSEFDWHTWYGIINGIARGLLYLHEESRLKIIHRDLKPNNVLLDHEMVAKISDFGMARIFYENQNTANTKRVVGTYGYMAPEYAMEGLFSVKSDVFSFGVMLLEIINGKRNSGFYTTELAPTLLAYAWQLWNEERKLEFVDPVLLESCVACEVVKCMHIGLLCVQEDPELRPNMSSVVVLLGSEQMALPKPSQPAFSLGRAFHVDQDPGPATTTNPSMNGGSILSSVLPR